The following proteins are encoded in a genomic region of Hydra vulgaris chromosome 05, alternate assembly HydraT2T_AEP:
- the LOC136080896 gene encoding uncharacterized protein LOC136080896 isoform X2: MHTVLEAETIGLNLTPGKKLCPTCRSKVMKRLSKSTSENKNDEDFDIVSETSIQNKKEGVDTHFTFAGVSPIKVKGLHKSGKIRDGKQKLTALTTSIKKKVATSLNISEESFEEQSNFVNEYIEKANLFDNMMVSLTNKIAESTAISKKIQLTTHAPTDWSIKKVSETLHVTNYVAQTAHKLALEKGILTMPYPKFGKVLPDVTVQLVKAFYEDDEHSRIMPGKKDYVSIKKNVHMQKRLLLCNLKELFVAFKTKNPEIKIGFSRFCTLRPKWCITVGASGTHSVCVCAIHQNLKLLLHPLGLTYKELLPYIVCDITNKDCMMWKCEKCPATKNALVEKLYDLLGEFEDDEEVEFDQWTTTDRSNLTHNKEPVFEYIELVCRKMEKFAPHSYLAKSQASYLRSRKENMNEVTALFLGDFSENYKFVVQDEVQSFHWTNLQCTLHPVIIYFKKEGILKHKSYCIISDDMIHDVNMVYKIIDVVSNDIKTNLPQIKNIEYFSDGCAGQYKNCKNILNLCFHLEDFGFSAKWNFFATSHGKQPCDGIGGTVKRLATLASLQRDMGNYILSPQAMYKYCHENIEGVHFIYISSEDLFLVRNTLKERLDTATTIPGTHSYHQFVPLGHQKVKNICLIYLLLSFKKHA, translated from the coding sequence ATGCATACTGTGTTAGAAGCAGAAACTATAGGTTTAAATCTTACACCTGGAAAGAAATTGTGTCCAACCTGTCGAAGTAAAGTTATGAAACGTTTATCAAAAAGTAcgagtgaaaataaaaatgatgaagattttgatattgttaGTGAAACgtccattcaaaataaaaaagaaggtgTGGATACACACTTTACATTTGCTGGAGTATCTCCTATTAAGGTCAAAGGATTGCATAAGTCAGGTAAAATCAGAGATGGTAAACAAAAATTGACAGCATTAACaacctccattaaaaaaaaggtagccACTTCCCTTAATATATCAGAAGAAAGTTTTGAAGAGCAGTCAAATTTTGTTAACGAGTATATTGAAAAAGCAAACTTGTTTGATAACATGATGGTATCACTAACTAACAAAATTGCAGAGTCTACagcaatatctaaaaaaatacaactgaCGACACATGCTCCAACAGACTGGTCAATAAAAAAGGTTTCTGAAACATTACATGTAACAAACTATGTAGCTCAAACTGCACATAAGTTGGCAttagaaaaaggtattttaaccaTGCCTTATCCAAAATTCGGAAAAGTTCTTCCTGATGTAACAGTTCAACTGGTCAAGGCTTTTTATGAAGATGATGAACATAGCCGTATAATGCCTGGTAAGAAGGATTATGtaagcataaagaaaaatgttcaCATGCAAAAACGTTTGCTATTATGCAATTTAAAGGAATTGTTTGTTGCCTTTAAAACCAAGAacccagaaataaaaataggattttcaaGGTTTTGCACATTGCgacctaaatggtgtattactgtTGGTGCCTCAGGAACACATTCTGTATGCGTCTGTGCTATTCATCAGAATTTGAAACTGCTTTTACATCCTCTTGGTTTAACATACAAAGAATTATTACCTTATATTGTGTgtgatataactaataaagaCTGTATGATGTGGAAATGTGAAAAATGCCCTGCAACTAAGAATGCAttggttgaaaaactttatgatttaCTTGGAGAATTTGAAGATGATGAGGAGGTAGAATTTGATCAGTGGACAACAACAGATAGGTCAAACTTGACACATAATAAAGAGCCAGTGTTTGAATACATCGAATTAGTATgtagaaaaatggaaaaatttgcACCACATTCTTATTTAGCAAAAAGTCAAGCATCATACCTGAgatcaagaaaagaaaatatgaatGAGGTAACAGCATTATTTTTGGGTGATTTTTCggaaaactataaatttgtagttCAAGATGAAGTGCAAAGCTTTCATTGGACAAATTTACAATGTACACTTCATCctgtgattatttatttcaaaaaagaaggtATTCTCAAGCACAAATCTTATTGTATTATTTCGGATGATATGATCCATGATGTGAACAtggtatataaaattattgatgttgttagcaatgatataaaaacaaatctgcctcaaataaaaaatattgaatacttttcTGATGGGTGTGCAGGTCAATataagaattgcaaaaatattttaaatctttgtttccaTCTTGAAGATTTTGGATTTTCTgctaaatggaacttttttgcaactagCCACGGTAAACAACCTTGTGATGGGATAGGTGGTACAGTCAAACGTTTAGCAACACTAGCAAGCTTGCAAAGAGATATGGGTAATTATATTCTATCTCCACAAGCAATGTATAAATATTGCCATGAAAACATTGAAGGTGTACATTTCATATATATCTCATCAGAAGATTTATTTTTGGTGAGAAACACTCTTAAAGAACGATTGGATACTGCAACAACAATACCTGGAACACATAGTTACCATCAATTTGTACCACTTGGCCAtcaaaaggtaaaaaatatatgtttaatataccttttactatcttttaaaaaacatgcatAA
- the LOC136080896 gene encoding uncharacterized protein LOC136080896 isoform X1 → MDNKINCCFVNIYGACYKQSYTQVRNLIEEIGSNVKKLLVKRTNMKKEQITSICTHHYDMLVVRYEGNQKSCCNPFLTHQKVCRASLRVITMHTVLEAETIGLNLTPGKKLCPTCRSKVMKRLSKSTSENKNDEDFDIVSETSIQNKKEGVDTHFTFAGVSPIKVKGLHKSGKIRDGKQKLTALTTSIKKKVATSLNISEESFEEQSNFVNEYIEKANLFDNMMVSLTNKIAESTAISKKIQLTTHAPTDWSIKKVSETLHVTNYVAQTAHKLALEKGILTMPYPKFGKVLPDVTVQLVKAFYEDDEHSRIMPGKKDYVSIKKNVHMQKRLLLCNLKELFVAFKTKNPEIKIGFSRFCTLRPKWCITVGASGTHSVCVCAIHQNLKLLLHPLGLTYKELLPYIVCDITNKDCMMWKCEKCPATKNALVEKLYDLLGEFEDDEEVEFDQWTTTDRSNLTHNKEPVFEYIELVCRKMEKFAPHSYLAKSQASYLRSRKENMNEVTALFLGDFSENYKFVVQDEVQSFHWTNLQCTLHPVIIYFKKEGILKHKSYCIISDDMIHDVNMVYKIIDVVSNDIKTNLPQIKNIEYFSDGCAGQYKNCKNILNLCFHLEDFGFSAKWNFFATSHGKQPCDGIGGTVKRLATLASLQRDMGNYILSPQAMYKYCHENIEGVHFIYISSEDLFLVRNTLKERLDTATTIPGTHSYHQFVPLGHQKVKNICLIYLLLSFKKHA, encoded by the exons atggataacaaaataaattgctgctttgtaaatatttatggaGCTTGTTATAAACAGTCATATACCCAAGTAAGAAATCTGATCGAAGAGATTGGCAGCAATGTTAAAAAACTACTTGTAAAACgaacaaatatgaaaaaagaacAAATCACTAGCATATGCACACATCATTATGATATGTTAGTTGTAAGATATGAGGGTAATCAGAAAAGTTGTTGTAATCCATTTCTGACTCACCAAAAGGTGTgtagag catcACTACGTGTGATTACAATGCATACTGTGTTAGAAGCAGAAACTATAGGTTTAAATCTTACACCTGGAAAGAAATTGTGTCCAACCTGTCGAAGTAAAGTTATGAAACGTTTATCAAAAAGTAcgagtgaaaataaaaatgatgaagattttgatattgttaGTGAAACgtccattcaaaataaaaaagaaggtgTGGATACACACTTTACATTTGCTGGAGTATCTCCTATTAAGGTCAAAGGATTGCATAAGTCAGGTAAAATCAGAGATGGTAAACAAAAATTGACAGCATTAACaacctccattaaaaaaaaggtagccACTTCCCTTAATATATCAGAAGAAAGTTTTGAAGAGCAGTCAAATTTTGTTAACGAGTATATTGAAAAAGCAAACTTGTTTGATAACATGATGGTATCACTAACTAACAAAATTGCAGAGTCTACagcaatatctaaaaaaatacaactgaCGACACATGCTCCAACAGACTGGTCAATAAAAAAGGTTTCTGAAACATTACATGTAACAAACTATGTAGCTCAAACTGCACATAAGTTGGCAttagaaaaaggtattttaaccaTGCCTTATCCAAAATTCGGAAAAGTTCTTCCTGATGTAACAGTTCAACTGGTCAAGGCTTTTTATGAAGATGATGAACATAGCCGTATAATGCCTGGTAAGAAGGATTATGtaagcataaagaaaaatgttcaCATGCAAAAACGTTTGCTATTATGCAATTTAAAGGAATTGTTTGTTGCCTTTAAAACCAAGAacccagaaataaaaataggattttcaaGGTTTTGCACATTGCgacctaaatggtgtattactgtTGGTGCCTCAGGAACACATTCTGTATGCGTCTGTGCTATTCATCAGAATTTGAAACTGCTTTTACATCCTCTTGGTTTAACATACAAAGAATTATTACCTTATATTGTGTgtgatataactaataaagaCTGTATGATGTGGAAATGTGAAAAATGCCCTGCAACTAAGAATGCAttggttgaaaaactttatgatttaCTTGGAGAATTTGAAGATGATGAGGAGGTAGAATTTGATCAGTGGACAACAACAGATAGGTCAAACTTGACACATAATAAAGAGCCAGTGTTTGAATACATCGAATTAGTATgtagaaaaatggaaaaatttgcACCACATTCTTATTTAGCAAAAAGTCAAGCATCATACCTGAgatcaagaaaagaaaatatgaatGAGGTAACAGCATTATTTTTGGGTGATTTTTCggaaaactataaatttgtagttCAAGATGAAGTGCAAAGCTTTCATTGGACAAATTTACAATGTACACTTCATCctgtgattatttatttcaaaaaagaaggtATTCTCAAGCACAAATCTTATTGTATTATTTCGGATGATATGATCCATGATGTGAACAtggtatataaaattattgatgttgttagcaatgatataaaaacaaatctgcctcaaataaaaaatattgaatacttttcTGATGGGTGTGCAGGTCAATataagaattgcaaaaatattttaaatctttgtttccaTCTTGAAGATTTTGGATTTTCTgctaaatggaacttttttgcaactagCCACGGTAAACAACCTTGTGATGGGATAGGTGGTACAGTCAAACGTTTAGCAACACTAGCAAGCTTGCAAAGAGATATGGGTAATTATATTCTATCTCCACAAGCAATGTATAAATATTGCCATGAAAACATTGAAGGTGTACATTTCATATATATCTCATCAGAAGATTTATTTTTGGTGAGAAACACTCTTAAAGAACGATTGGATACTGCAACAACAATACCTGGAACACATAGTTACCATCAATTTGTACCACTTGGCCAtcaaaaggtaaaaaatatatgtttaatataccttttactatcttttaaaaaacatgcatAA